Proteins encoded in a region of the Fusarium falciforme chromosome 6, complete sequence genome:
- a CDS encoding Amidohydro-3 domain-containing protein produces the protein MDEKAGLPPYSSLSLPPPAGVYPVQSRGRRSVRRSRALRLFALACLVFIVFAQWRQIGSRKVTTLSLKKLNEDLQTCKKLRAKPQDPPGFGRDKNARYIDGGKPTLIKNATIWVGEPVHGTSEDDARAGKGWEWVSGDVFLKKGLIQRVDKDVLLSSLPGDTIVYDARGRRLTSGIIDMHSHVGVYPLPSLDGNSDGNEMSDNITPWARAIDSFYPFDPQLQVIKSGGVTTSLVLPGSGNNIGGEAYVIKHALGKKDGRKEISAEDLLADPDRNWRYMKMACGENAKRVHGRVGNRPFSRMGESYEFRHAFERASELVQKQDDWCNKAETLGVEALDEYLPQEIAWEALGAALRGQVHINTHCYTVPDLEAMVDHTNEFKFPVRAFHHAHQTYLVPEILKRTWGGRPPAAALFADNMYYKTEAYIGSEYAGKILYENNLTSVYVSDNPVLNAQHVLFEAAKAYHYGLPYHAALAGVTSAPADLLGLGKRLGKVKPGFDADIAVWDSDPLSVGAAPVQVWIDGTAQFEDPVELSKPAEAKAPNDIPAEIIEEPTKLESVLFTGVTKMFLDKDRFYESEGTPFNVVISKGKISCIGSCDSEFDAATATGAKTIALKNGYLTRAFTAVAGTLGLNAIDAESTTDNGPNPIVFSRAVDGLMLDTKKLHVAARYGVTRAISAPTYSGGATHFGTSVGFVTSALTSLEEGAVFASDLAVHYTLDVNVRSATSYSAAFGALRTKLLTAVTSTDPVLNSFSEEAYLKKVVNGERVLALTINGADGIATALKIKSEVEDVLLETGVAGSVQRIKLAIIGGAEAHLVAKELAEAGVGVILSQLQSLGDTWDSRRVLTGAPLTNGTTIDALIDAGVQAAIGLREDWQLRDLGFAAGTAYKNSGGRLNEKDALDLVSTNIYRILGAEAGTTDDIGHFMVSEGSPLEIGSRIKAIGSGKSQVSVFV, from the exons ATGGACGAAAAGGCTGGTCTCCCGCCTTACAGCTCCCTCTCGCTACCCCCGCCTGCGGGCGTCTACCCTGTCCAATCGCGAGGCAGACGTTCTGTACGCCGATCACGCGCTCTCAGGCTCTTTGCTCTAGCGTGTCTTGTCTTTATTGTTTTTGCACAATGGCGGCAGATTGGATCTCGGAAAGTCACTACGCTGTcactcaagaagctcaatgaAGATCTTCAGACTTGCAAGAAACTCCGTGCCAAGCCTCAGGACCCTCCCGGCTTCGGCCGCGATAAGAACGCTCGATATATCGATGGTGGCAAGCCCACTTTGATCAAGAACGCGACAATCTGGGTGGGCGAGCCTGTTCACGGCACCAGTGAAGATGATGCTCGTGCTGGCAAGGGCTGGGAGTGGGTATCAGGCGATGTCTTTCTTAAGAAGGGTCTTATTCAGCGCGTTGATAAGGATGTCCTACTTTCATCGCTACCTGGTGATACCATTGTTTACGACGCTCGCGGCCGACGTCTCACAAGCGGCATCATTGACATGCACAGCCATGTCGGTGTGTACCCTCTACCCTCCCTGGACGGCAACTCGGATGGCAATGAAATGTCGGACAATATCACGCCCTGGGCCCGCGCTATAGATTCGTTCTATCCCTTTGACCCTCAGCTTCAAGTCATCAAGTCTGGTGGAGTCACCACCTCGCTCGTCCTGCCCGGCTCTGGCAACAACATTGGCGGAGAGGCATATGTCATCAAGCATGCCCTGGGCAAAAAGGACGGCCGCAAGGAGATTAGTGCCGAGGATCTGCTGGCTGATCCGGATCGCAACTGGCGATACATGAAGATGGCATGCGGCGAGAACGCCAAGCGCGTCCACGGCCGTGTTGGGAACAGGCCATTCAGCCGCATGGGTGAAAGCTACGAATTCCGTCACGCCTttgagcgagcgagcgagttGGTACAGAAGCAGGATGATTGGTGCAACAAGGCCGAAACTCTGGGTGTTGAAGCCCTCGACGAGTATCTCCCACAAGAAATTGCCTGGGAAGCCCTTGGTGCTGCTCTTCGTGGACAGGTCCATATCAACACCCACTGTTATACTGTTCCTGACCTGGAGGCCATGGTGGACCACACGAACGAGTTCAAGTTTCCTGTTCGAGCTTTTCACCATGCTCACCAAACTTATCTAGTACCAGAG ATCCTCAAGCGAACATGGGGTGGACGGCCTCCTGCTGCGGCCCTGTTTGCTGACAACATGTACTACAAGACCGAGGCCTATATTGGTTCTGAGTATGCTGGCAAGATCCTCTACGAGAACAACCTCACTTCCGTATATGTCAGCGATAACCCTGTGCTCAACGCCCAGCATGTCCTTTTCGAGGCAGCCAAGGCGTATCACTATGGTCTCCCCTACCATGCCGCACTGGCAGGCGTTACGTCTGCCCCTGCtgatctccttggccttgggaagCGCCTTGGAAAGGTCAAGCCTGGCTTCGATGCCGACATTGCGGTTTGGGACAGTGACCCCCTAAGCGTGGGTGCGGCTCCCGTGCAGGTTTGGATCGATGGCACGGCACAATTCGAAGACCCCGTCGAGCTATCGAAGCCGGCAGAAGCAAAGGCGCCTAACGATATTCCTGCCGAGATCATTGAGGAGCCCACAAAACTCGAGAGTGTGCTCTTTACCGGCGTCACCAAGATGTTCCTTGATAAGGATAGGTTTTATGAGTCTGAAGGAACCCCCTTTAACGTGGTTATCTCGAAGGGCAAGATCTCGTGCATTGGAAGTTGCGACTCCGAGTTTGATGCAGCAACTGCAACTGGCGCAAAGACGATTGCTCTCAAGAATGGTTACTTGACGCGAGCCTTTACTGCAGTGGCTGGTACGCTCGGTCTCAACGCCATTGATGCAGAGTCAACGACAGACAACGGGCCCAATCCGATAGTCTTCTCCAGGGCTGTCGATGGACTCATGCTCGACACGAAGAAGCTGCACGTTGCGGCCCGATACGGTGTCACCAGGGCAATCTCGGCGCCGACATATTCGGGCGGTGCTACACACTTTGGCACCAGCGTTGGCTTCGTGACATCGGCGCTGACAAGCCTTGAAGAGGGAGCCGTGTTTGCCTCTGATCTAGCGGTCCACTATACACTGGATGTGAATGTGAGATCGGCAACGAGCTATTCGGCAGCTTTTGGGGCCTTGAGAACCAAGCTACTCACAGCTGTGACTTCTACAGATCCTGTCCTGAATTCATTTTCTGAGGAGGCATACCTCAAGAAGGTGGTGAACGGAGAGCGAGTTTTGGCCCTTACAATCAACGGTGCAGACGGGATCGCGACGGCTCTCAAGATCAAGTCggaggttgaggatgtcCTTCTCGAGACTGGGGTAGCGGGTTCCGTGCAGCGCATCAAGCTGGCCATTATTGGAGGTGCCGAAGCTCACCTCGTGGCCAAGGAGCTTGCAGAGGCGGGCGTTGGTGTCATTCTGTCGCAGCTGCAGTCGTTGGGTGATACCTGGGACTCTCGCCGAGTCCTGACTGGCGCTCCTCTCACTAACGGTACAACCATTGATGCGCTCATCGATGCTGGCGTTCAGGCGGCGATTGGTCTTCGTGAGGATTGGCAGCTGCGAGATCTTGGATTTGCCGCAGGAACGGCGTACAAGAACAGCGGTGGTCGGCTCAACGAGAAGGACGCACTTGACCTCGTGAGCACCAACATCTACCGGATCCTTGGAGCTGAAGCCGGGACGACGGATGACATTGGCCACTTTATGGTCAGTGAGGGTAGCCCACTTGAGATCGGGTCTCGAATCAAGGCGATTGGATCGGGCAAGAGTCAAGTTTCGGTGTTTGTGTAA
- a CDS encoding DUF4470 domain-containing protein, protein MELDSPETTCHILTPVASDEPRTPLPGTDPPGEKSEPPVVVVSPASSVTMDAETPPQSPNRDDLLRPEGFYTEPLELRLKQPASVEEEVGSDEEPDEEPDEEPEPVYYPLEYYRNKTAMDDNTPNPDTEVNKRFERVAREYASHVVGEPLEESFANALREAQASYEVSYWELPATQPKEITMPCGSAFKPGTPEHFEDLPLIEPICYRQNEEGEVCGLYAKVGCPDCLLIAYCTVECQLAHADAHRCRGAQGGLYSKIADRSGLSPEDPTQFRYPWGPWPAIDILQLQKNEGLEFDGCLNILLTGGPSLRTLVNTIANIPETANPILHFSSNELNMRTVAQTLTVLLLLTDRSCEDRYNAEAAVYIWYSSSIPTPMMKHIQDVALGPILDAVRKAMRYYLHYGVKSVPIRFPRGNCSIVVDFTIREWQGIFLHVTRTETTEIQKLKRMRFDDRRYCENIHTRIQRAPHMRILGMLKWETDGMLQPYGLPLHKDLRMNPFLITLRGLPVPGITTEPVTEWPISAILGQDSGPATNDVYGKMFYYVRSLCLKFQHRLRSLRVEFSVMRKDVLALPAIFNDQGRRRFDRIDVGAYFELAPLAVAAPLNYLLQHVDMNPHATMLGMSRRGALASSSESTKEDTAIEYEYKFAPMGTKLDELAPPVSREDELSTNGTRRMWGLFMWRNWDKFSDQ, encoded by the exons ATGGAGTTGGATTCCCCCGAGACGACATGTCATATCCTCACTCCTGTGGCTTCCGACGAACCGCGTACGCCTCTCCCCGGAACAGATCCCCCCGGTGAGAAGAGTGAACCCCCAGTCGTGGTCGTATCACCAGCCTCGTCCGTAACCATGGATGCCGAAACTCCTCCTCAATCCCCAAACAGGGACGACCTGTTGCGGCCGGAGGGTTTCTATACAGAGCCCCTTGAGCTACGGCTCAAGCAGCCTGCTTCTGTAGAAGAGGAAGTCGGGTCAGATGAAGAGCCAGATGAAGAGCCAGATGAAGAGCCAGAACCGGTTTACTACCCCCTAGAATACTATCGCAACAAAACTGCGATGGATGATAACACACCAAATCCAGACACAGAGGTAAATAAGCGCTTCGAGAGGGTTGCCCGGGAGTATGCGAGCCACGTTGTCGGGGAGCCTCTGGAAGAGAGCTTTGCGAATGCTTTGAGAGAGGCTCAAGCCTCTTACGAAGTATCATACTGGGAGCTTCCAGCCACGCAGCCTAAAGAGATCACGATGCCGTGCGGATCGGCTTTCAAGCCAGGGACCCCGGAACACTTCGAAGACCTCCCCCTCATCGAACCAATCTGTTATAGACAGAATGAAGAAGGGGAAGTCTGCGGGCTATATGCCAAAGTTGGATGCCCAGATTGTCTCCTTATTGCT TACTGTACCGTGGAATGCCAATTGGCCCATGCGGATGCCCACCGGTGTCGTGGTGCCCAGGGAGGATTATATTCCAAGATTGCGGACCGCAGCGGTTTGTCTCCAGAAGATCCCACTCAGTTCCGCTACCCATGGGGCCCGTGGCCTGCCATCGATATCCTGCAACTCCAGAAGAACGAAGGCCTTGAGTTTGATGGATGCCTCAACATTCTCTTGACCGGAG GCCCAAGCCTTCGCACTCTTGTCAacaccatcgccaacatTCCTGAAACAGCAAATCCTATACTACATTTCTCGAGCAATGAGCTGAATATGCGCACGGTCGCCCAAACTCTTACGGTCTTGCTTCTCCTAACAGACCGCTCTTGTGAGGATCGGTACAATGCCGAAGCAGCTGTTTATATTTGGTACTCAAGCTCGATCCCCACTCCCATGATGAAACATATCCAGGACGTTGCCCTAGGACCGATCCTGGATGCTGTCCGGAAAGCCATGAGATACTACCTACATTACGGCGTCAAGTCGGTGCCAATTCGGTTTCCTCGAGGGAACTGCTCAATTGTAGTCGACTTTACCATAAGAGAGTGGCAGGGGATCTTCCTCCACGTAACCCGCACTGAAACGACAGAGATTCAAAAGCTAAAGCGTATGCGTTTTGACGACCGAAGGTATTGTGAGAATATTCATACCCGTATCCAGAGGGCACCACATATGCGGATACTTGGGATGCTCAAGTGGGAGACGGATGGAATGCTTCAACCTTATGGCCTTCCTCTACACAAAGATCTGAGGATGAATCC ATTTTTGATTACGCTCCGGGGCTTGCCAGTTCCTGGCATCACCACCGAGCCCGTTACAGAATGGCCGATTTCGGCTATCCTTGGCCAAGATTCAGGCCCAGCAACAAACGACGTCTATGGCAAGATGTTCTACTATGTCCGTTCCCTCTGCCTCAAGTTTCAGCACCGCCTGCGGTCTCTACGGGTGGAGTTCAGTGTGATGCGGAAAGATGTCTTGGCCCTGCCAGCAATCTTCAACGACCAAGGCCGTAGAAGATTTGACCGTATTGAT GTGGGCGCGTACTTTGAGTTGGCTCCATTGGCGGTTGCGGCCCCCCTAAACTACCTACTTCAACACGTAGACATGAATCCCCATGCGACCATGTTAGGCATGTCCAGACGAGGTGCATTGGCCAGTTCCTCGGAATCGACCAAAGAAGACACTGCTATCGAGTATGAATACAAGTTCGCGCCTATGGGTACCAAGCTGGACGAGCTCGCGCCGCCCGTGAGCCGCGAAGACGAGTTATCTACTAATGGGACCCGTCGCATGTGGGGACTATTCATGTGGCGCAATTGGGACAAGTTTTCGGATCAGTAG
- a CDS encoding LigB domain-containing protein, whose protein sequence is MRNWAAPRRILAILNKTTSLRQLHTTTAMAKVAPVVALSHGGGPMPVLDDPSHKDIIYSLKNRVPKILKLGTPEQPRAIVLVTAHWSTDKPTISSGASHRLLYDYYGFPRETYALKYPAPGHPEVAREVADALKEEGLEPELDDERGWDHGVFIPLLLVNPKADIPVVQMSVLESEDPEQHLRMGKALARLRASNVAVIGSGFASFHNLGIMRQLMMAGPSQRAQFRGVSDAWNRALTDATVSKDRNQALKGWRKFPHADTMHPPHGGEHFMPLLVCAGAAVEGEETGRYSDEFAGVEINTYYWGADKNGNL, encoded by the exons ATGCGGAATTGGGCTGCTCCAAGACGCATTCTCGCGATACTAAATAAGACGACTTCACTTCGACAACTACACACAACCACAGCAATGGCAAAGGTAGCGCCTGTTGTTGCCCTGTCGCACGGCGGAG GCCCCATGCCCGTCCTCGACGACCCAAGTCACAAGGACATTATCTACTCCCTCAAGAACCGCGTCCCCAAGATTCTAAAGTTGGGCACCCCGGAACAGCCCCGCgccatcgtcctcgtcacAGCTCACTGGTCCACCGACAAGCCCACCATCTCATCCGGCGCATCGCATCGTCTGCTGTATGATTACTATGGCTTCCCTCGCGAGACATACGCCCTCAAGTACCCGGCTCCAGGACACCCCGAGGTGGCCCGTGAGGTTGCGGATGCTCTCAAGGAGGAAGGCCTTGAGCCTGAGCTAGACGACGAGCGTGGCTGGGATCACGGCGTCTTCATCCCTCTACTTCTCGTCAACCCAAAGGCCGATATCCCCGTGGTGCAAATGTCAGTCCTCGAATCCGAAGACCCCGAGCAACACCTCCGCATGGGCAAGGCGCTAGCCCGCCTCCGAGCCAGCAACGTCGCCGTCATCGGCTCCGGCTTCGCGAGCTTCCACAACCTCGGCATCATGCGGCAGCTCATGATGGCCGGACCCTCGCAGCGCGCCCAGTTCCGTGGCGTGAGCGACGCCTGGAACAGGGCCCTCACCGACGCGACCGTCAGCAAGGACAGGAACCAGGCTCTCAAGGGGTGGCGCAAGTTTCCTCACGCAGACACGATGCACCCGCCTCACGGAGGCGAACACTTTATGCCGCTGCTCGTGTGCGCCGGTGCGGCGGTGGAAGGTGAGGAGACGGGGAGGTATAGCGACGAGTTTGCGGGGGTTGAGATTAATACCTACTACTGGGGGGCTGACAAGAACGGGAACCTATAG